TACGTCTGATGTGAGGTTAGTTTTGGAACCATTTTCTAAGCTGTCTTTGCTTTATGGTGTGTAAACTGTGGCATGTGCCTGGGATTAGGACATTTCATCGAGGATTTTAGCAGCACCCCGATGGTTCTATGCTCAGAAAGAGAACTTCATGGCCTGAACTTCAAAAAGCACTTTGTTTGCTGGGACGTTTTCAGTTTGCAGGTATGAGGCAAATACTTTCACATTTATGGGTGACAAAGAAAGCAATCGGTGCTTTACTGGTGTGGTTTGTTGTGTTTGAGTGGATTATGAGCTGCAGTAAAAGCAGTATTTATCTTTTATTGCCTACAGAGGTTTGGGTTTGTAAGCAACTTATaaattttaatgtgcttttcttACTGAAGAAAAATGAATTTTCTCAGCTTTACTTCTAATTTGTAAGGCATcaaattattgttgtattatGAATTACTAAGACAagaccatttttaaaaatgtttttaacttaaaatattttaattggttCTTAAATGTTTGTATATATCACTTAGAAGGCACTATAAATAGTTTAAACTTAGTTAACTAATAACAATGGTTTAGTTTATATATTAGTATCAAAATATGTatctcaaatatatatgtatgtaaacttaatattattaactgtctgttttattatttgtaatatatcaGTTGCTAGAGACTATAAATTGTTTAAACTATGCGTGTGTGTTGTGTATATGTAAAtacgtgtatgtatatatatatatatatatacatatatatatatttatttatttgtaatgtatgtatagatgtgtatatttgtgtatgtctttatatatatatatatatatatatatatatatatatatatatatatatatatatagatatagatagatagacacacacacacacacacattatatatgtgtgtgtgtgtgtctatatatatattactgatatattacaaattatatatatataatttgtaatatatcagTTGCCAGAGACTATAAACtgtttaaactatatatatatatatatatatatatatatatatatatatatatatatatatatatatatatatatatatgtatatatatatatgtatatgtatatatgtatatatatgtatatgtgttgtGCAACTGATggatgtatttctgtatttctacCAGCTGAAAGATGTTCCAGTTCATACGGAAACAGATTCACAATCACCTTGTGGAGCGGAAAATTAGGAGAACTCGTTTTGTTACCAAGGACGGCCACTGCAACATTAAATTTGGGACTACTGAATATCACAACCATTTTGCTTTCCTCATGGACTTCTGGACTACATTTGTTGAGATCCACTGGTGTTTTGTATTCGTTTTATTTGCCGCCGCCTTCACGGGAAGCTGGTTCATTTTTGGTTTGCTGTGGTATTCGCTTGCAAAAAATAACGGAGACTTAGAAACTCTACAGAACTCGTCTGAATCCCAGCAGATGAAATGTTTAGAGAACATTAACAGTCTCACGACCGCCTTCTTGTACTCTTTAGAGACCCAGACGACCATTGGCTATGGCGGCCGAGCTCTCACGGGTCACTGCCCGGGCACAGTCGCCCTGTTGATCATCCAGTCCCTCATGGGTGCCATCATAAACTGCTTTATGTGTGGACTCATTTTAGCAAAGATCTCTCTCCCCAAGAGAAGAGCAAAGACTGTAACCTTCAGCGAAACAGCAGTCATTTGTCTTTGGAAGGGGAATCTGTGCCTCCAGATACGGGTAGCCAACTTACGAAAAACTCTTCTTATTGGcagccacatttatggaaagcTTCTCCGGACCACCCTCACTCCAGAGGGGGAGACCATCATACTGGATCAGGTGAATATTGACTTTTTGGTGGATGCTGGGAAGGACAACCTGTTCTTCGTTTGCCCACTTACCCTGTACCACGTGATCGACAAATCCAGTCCGTTTTCCGAAATGGCTGCAGAAACTCTTCAGCAGCAGGACTTTGAGTTGGTGGTCTTCCTGGATGGGATGGCTGAATCCACCAGCCTGTCCTGCCAAGTACGAACTTCCTACCTTCCGCGGGAGATCAAGTGGGGTTACAGCTTCCTGCCCGTCATCTCTCGCACCAAAGGTGGGAAATACCGTGTCGACCTGTCCAACTTTTCCAAAACGGAGCCTGCGGTGACCCCACACTGCGCTTGCTGTTTCCACAATGAACATAACAAGGAGCTCATTCTCCACCAACATGTACGTGAAGGAATTGATAATCTGGGATTTGATGTTATTGAGCTTCAAGACTCTGTTGATGTAACTGAGAAGTGCGATTAAACCGTTCGCTTCAGCAGAGACTGCAGTAAACATCCTGTGGTGGCATTCTGTACTGTGATGGTTAGAAGCAACATAAAAGTGGAGAGAGGAAGAGGGGTGACTCGCTATAGTTCTGTTCCCTGACAGACACATTGGCTGTGTTCCTTAGTGAGCTGCATGTGTAGACAGACTTAAGGCATCGTACAGTATGTGCTTCTGACACAAAACCTTTTCCAAAAGATAGCAATTGTGGAAACAAGTTGCCTTGTTTTGATCAAGTTGTAATATCTAGTGAAAAGAAGACAACCCTAAGTTGAAGTAGGATAATttagtgagatatatatatatatacagtacagaccaaaagtttggacacaccttctcgttcaaatagttttctttattttcatgactatgaaaattgtaggttcacactgaaggcatcaaaactatgaatgaacacatgtggaattatatatggaattatatacataacaaaaaagtgtgaaacaactgaaaatatgtcatattctaggttcttcttttgctttgattactgctttgcacactcttggcattctcttgatgagcttcaagaggtagtcacctgaaatggtcttccaacagtcttgaaggagttcctcgagagatgcttagcacttgttggtccttttgccttctgtctgcggtccagctcacccctaaaccatctcgattgggtttaggtccggtgactgtggaggccaggtcatctggagcagcaccccatcagtctccttcttggtcaaatagtccttgatgccttcagtgtgactctacaattttcatagtcatgaaattaaagaaaactctttgaatgagaaggtgtgtccaaacttttggtctgtactgtatatgtaaaattaaaatttgtaatgtttctgaaagaagtttcTTGTGCTCTCCAATGCTGTATTTCTTTGATaagcaggacaaaaaaaaaaaaaaagaaatattattacattttaaaatagctgtttctttttcaatgttcaaaaatatgatttattcctgtaattgaaaagttgaattttcagcagccattactccagccaTTACATCACAGTttagtgtgacatgatccttcagaaatgattttagtatgctgatttactgctcgtgaaacaattcttattattatcagtgttaaaacagttgtgctgtccAGTATGTTTGTGCaaacagtaatacattttttatcaggatactttgataaatagataaaaagttaaaaagaacagcatttatttcaaatgggatcttttgtaattttataaatgtcttttattgtcactttcgatcagtttaatgcatccttgcttaaaaatatgaagtattaaatattataaaaatatgaagtttttctaaaataacaaaaaaagaaggTCTTACTGACTGGTAATATGTATATCTTCAGCATTGACCTGATGGAAACTATGGAGTACCATTTGCATGATGCACAAACTTGCTGactataaatacagttaacagaGGCTCCGCCCACATGTGGGTGAAAACAAACCCCAGTTACCATAGTAACCCATTCGGTTCTAGCTAGGGGGGAAATGAAGATGAATCCTGTAGACATGCATGATTTCAGATGTGTGATTCCACATGCATTTTATATCTTGTCAATAATTGGTTTTAATTGCAACAGTCttcttttaaaactattttattcaaTTGACTGTGCGAACAGTtcttgtccccccccccccccccccttttaaactgcacaaaacacaaatatatattatatatttgtatattaactatattatatGTTCTTAGCCAGTCTAtgggatatttttattatttagtttcccCCATACTAACCCATAACTTCAGTGTAAACTCTTTAAAGCCCCCAGAGAGCTTTCCAAAGCATCACTTTGAGAACCCTTTTCTGTATGCTACCTTTGTAGACATCAATGCAGCTCAGAAGGCTTTGGAGTAGGGGCAATATTTGCATATCTGTGTAATCTTACTATGTTTTTCATTCTGTTTCATAAAGATCTAACTTCTAACCGAATCGCTGGAGAACAGTTTGGGGAACTCCATTAGAAGAGGGTCTTTAAGTGCTCTTTGATTCTAGACACTGACGAGTAACGCCTGCTGAGTGTTCAACGGAGGATTAGAGCACAAGCCAAATTAGATTAGGGTGAAGCATAAAAGGAGCAAGTGGAACCCAGTTCCCCCTTCCCCAACatatgttactaaataattaatataatattatacatttattaaagcattaaaataattcagAGCCGGAGAGTCTTGCATGTCATAAACATTACAAGCAATTCCACACAACTTCGAGAGTATAGATGTGATGTGAGAATTAATTTGATTTGTCTAATTGCCTTGTAAACATTTTGCTGTGCAGATTAAAAAGGACTGACCTATAAAAGACTAATTCACTCTGAACTGAGCGGCTTTTAGAAGGTCATAACATTTTAAAGGGTCTGGAAAGGTTTGATTCTGCATGAATGTCACACAGTTTTATTCACTAATAGATGAGTAATTTCAACATCATAAACAGTAAAGCTTCCTTTAATTAAATGTTGAAGTCTTTTATCCCAGCAATGGCAATTAATTCGCAGTTGCTTTGAAATTGGGGCTTTCAGGAGGGTGACATTTCTGCCTTGCAGCGTTCTGAAAATCTGACCGGAGAACCTAGCAGTAGTTTAAGttatgtctgaaaaaaaaaaaaaaaaaaaaaaaacacgctgaCACAAAATGTTTGTAAATTCAGTTTAAGATAGAGGTGTTTAAGATAATGGTGATGGAAAACATGAACTGGAGTGAATAAGGGGACTGTTCCATTCTTTGGAACCATTGTTACCTTTTTGTAGGAAgtggtattttattttagctagttatGATCACATAAAagatttttaatcatattttcatgcaTGAGTTAAAACTAAAGTTGTCCTCCAATTTTTGTGGTGCATAGCTCAACCTAGATGTTTTCAGTCATGTCCATGTTGAGTGGTTAACATATAAGAGTTAGAACAATCTGCCTATTAGcgttacctttttattttttcgcTACAATTTATATTTAGAGAAAATACTCTCAATAGCAGTGGCTAACTGGACAATAGCAACACTCCAACTCTCTGGCGCCCCCATATGGTCTGTAAACCAAATGGCAACTAAAACGTTTCCCCCTTTTCTTTCTGGTCTATACAGATTGCTTTGGGGAAGTTGGGATTTTTTCGATTTAAAACTTCAGTGTTCTCATAAGTGGACTTTGATGATTTTGTGAAGCATTTCAGTGTAATTTCCCATGATCAGTTCCGAGATGAAGTTTATACTTTGTTCACCACATCTAGACATTAGAAAAACACAGTTTGAACACTCTGTGTACCATCATTCTTCATATACAGaatgattttgattaaaatttcctctaaatatgcatttttaatttagaaaatgacACTTTACAAACCTTCAGTAAACCATATCTGacatttaaaaccaaaaataacagGCTCAGGCTCAATCTCCAAGTgaacatgcaaacatttttttattttcaattcaatATTTGTGCAATAGCAAAGCCAGCTTTGGCAGAATAACACTGAAACACAAGATAAAATGGCAGAAGCTTATTTCTTTTTTAGTTAGAATAGGGAGCAATTCTCCTTATCAATCTGACGGCATTTCAGCAGTTTGAGCAAAGTCTGTATCTTGTGCGCATCTTTCCTGAAGCAGTAGATCACACTGTAGTCTCTTCTCACAGTCTCAAACGTATCGGAAGAAACAAAGTGATCAGATGTGTCTTCAGGACCTTCCACCACCAAACCACCTTCACCGAGTATCtggcagaaagaaagaaagaaagaaagactgatTTCTAAACATACTGGAGCTTGATGAAGAACAAAGAGTGTTCGATTAAGAGCTTGATCTCATAAGTTTCAACAATTCATATTCACCTGTCTAATAAGAACCAGTATACCCTGCTCCAGGCTTGTTATTTTAGTAGACATCAGTTTGCTCCTGTCAACCAGGGCACTTGGGGCGTTCTGATAATTCATAAGAGACGCCTGTACATCTACCAGTGGATTAATCCAGAACTGGACCAGAATCAGGACTGAGTGAAGGAGCCATTTGTCCTGAAAAAAAAGGACAGTTTTATCTTAGAATTCCTAGCTGATAGTTACTCTCTTACAGTGAATTTCATCAGGTGCCATTAAATGAACTCACGGAAATCTGTTGGATTTCAGTTTTAGACATAGGAACCGACACCGTTTTAGGAGAACACATGGTCCCTTCGGAAATATGCAGATTCACAACCCCGAATGAAATGAGCATCTCGTCCTGAAAATATTTAAGAGGCATTCTGTACTGTTTACTTATTCTCATCAGGTATTTAGTAAGATTGTAACCACGGTACATTGCAAAATCCAAAAAGAACCTTTAATAAGCTTAGCTTCAGGTTCATTTCTCTGTTACTCACAAACAGCAACTTGGACTCCTCTGCGATGTGGTGAATAAGCTCTGCATGTTGAACGGCTCGTTCCAGGAGCTTCTCCAGTGAGATGATACAGGACACTCCTGCAGTATCTTGGTCTGGACAGTCAACAGGCGATCCGATCACGGCCTGCAGTGAGCAGACCACAAACACCATACAAACCTGTAGAACTTCAGGACAGTCAGAGGACAAAAGGAGATATTCGTTAGCTGATAATGTTCACAATGATCTTATAGCCTAAACATTTTTCAACCTGAATTTATATGCACAATTATTCCTTATtgaaacatatataaacatatttaaggTTTTCATTCTCTTAGCAAGATATGGTTCAGTTAGCCATCAATAAATTAGAGTCTTTTGAACAAATTACTGTgagctacatatatatatttttctattcagCCAAATGTATGACCCTGTACCTGTAGTTTTCTTCATTATTGTAGAATAAAAGAAAAGTCTTGTTGGACTCTGACTGTGGTTCAGTCCCAGTTATACATACCTTATATACTCTACTGGATTTATGAATTaaccagaaaagaaaagaacttgAACGCAAGTGATTGTAAGTCGATATTTGTGACCACATGTGTCACTTTGTTTTTATGCATCATCTCAACTAAAAGACATTACACATGCAAAATTCAGCTGTTTTTGAGTTTTTCTCCGTCAGTTCTCATCGAATAATTGAGTTATTTTATATCCTGCAGCGTGACATGCCagatttcatttaaaacatttaaaaactagtTTTAATTGTAGGCCTAATACTTGTTTAATTATTACACATTCTGCCCCCCAGATCATATTAATTGAGAAACATTTGAGTAATCTAAAATTTATTGTATAACATGTGCGTAAAACTATAAACTAAGCTGATGCAaagtgcaaaatataaaaatacaaatgtataaaatatttaagtttaaatcaatatttcacgCACATAAACagaataatgtacagtcagctgatcattattgtattttttcctcATTGACTATGACTTGTTTTGATGatcaaaagtacatttaaatgtgaaataaattaattgataGGATAAACAGCTGGGATATTgatcaaaaaatgttttgtaagaaCAGCACACCTTGTCTTACACTCTGAGGTGAATcccttattttattattcatagttTTCCATTTTCATGAGGGTGTCCACTAAGCAGGAAGATAGTCTTAGGTCCACGGATCAGATATCAGACTTATGACGTTTCTCATGTCAGTGGTGTGTCATCTTTACATCTTTCTGACGTAAAGACGAAACTTTCCCCACTGAAAAGTCCAGCTGGGATAAGAAACTAAAACCTGTTTTGGTGAGTAAAATGCCTAAAATATTAGTTGTTTGCCCATACAGAAATGCCACAGTAATGCTAGAGTGTTCTGCTAGGTGGTTACTAGCAAGTagtctcttaaagggatagttcacccaaaaatgacaattttatgtttatctgcttacccccattgcatccaagatgtaggtgacttttttttcagtagaacacaaactgagattttaaatcaaaccgttgcagtctgtcagtcatataatggaagtgaataggaatcacggctttgagagacaaaaaaaaaaaaaaaaacatacaaacaaaaccaaattaaaccctgcggcttgtgacgatacattgatatgtaaagacacaaaacaattctGTGCAACAAACTGAATACCGTAGACTtctaagtgcattaccaccacctatctcccaaatggaccattgacactcctaaatGAGATTGTACAGTAGACAGAGTGTCAATGATCCAtctgagagataggtggtggtaatgcactaaGAAGTCTGCGATCTGCAGTAAAGCAAGAAGAATAAGAAGATGCCTCGGCTGTTGAGAACGTTTTTatgacagttcagacattgcggtGAATCAggtaaaaaacaatacaaatgctgttcagtttcttgcacagaccaatccttttgtgtctttacacatcagtgtattgtCATGAGCCACagagtttaatttggttttgtttctgttttttgtctctcaaagccgtgattcccgtttacttccattatatgactgacagactgcaatggtttgagttaaaaatctttgtttgtgttctactgacgaaacaaagtcacctacatctcggATGCCCTGgggataaacatcaaattttcatttttgggtgaactgcccctttaataTTCTCACCTCTAGATATTACTTATGTCTTTTACAGTATATCTATGGGATGTCCACCATCAAAAGCAGCTGAAGATGACCACTATTAATTTggtggaaaatattattttttgaacTGATTTACATTCATCAACCAATGCATTGTGAAAATGACTGCATGGAAAAGATTTTTGCTTTGTACTTCAAGACACATGGGAATATCATCTCACATTTTGGCAGGCACGTAGCAGTCATAACACAGCACATGGCTCTTTGCGCTTGGCAGGGGTTTGATGAGGTGGCAGGGGGCTGTGTTAATCACTCATTACCTACTGCATTTCACACAAATCTACTTTAAGGAGACTAATTGCATTGCAGGTCAGAACCTCAAGGGCACAACAGTGGCAAAAGTTTCAACAAGAGTTTTTCAAGAACTTGAGATGAACTTACTGGGGGAATGTGACATTGAGTCCCATATCAATTTGCAATAAGCATTTCAGAAACACAAATGCTTTATTGTAACTAATTATATACTGCAGTACTTAGtcttttttcaacattttagcAACAACTGAATGCATTTTTAAGGCGAGCACATGATCAAATCTGATAAAAACTGATTTCACCCACTCATCTAAGATTTTAGTGGTCTGTAATTATGCTAGTCTTAAAATCAAGTTTTTTATAACCATTAAAGCAAATCACCACATTTTTAACAGACACATAGCTTTTCATCTCAGCCTGTCACCTCAGCTTCTCGGTGTCAAAAAACTTGTTGAAGAAGAAAGTAAAACAAGTTTTCTCACGTAAATTCTTTGGGTGTTTGGTTGGGAGGATGTTTGCTAATGAAAGAAATGATTCAGTAGGTCTGATAAACTTGTTTATGCATGTTTTGTTGCTTGAATGGTGTGAAATACAGCACATGGTTGAACATGATTATTAGAGGCTTACTTTCTTAAAAGTCCCCCAAAATTGTCTCATGTATGATGATAAACAATGCAAAACACTTTGTCCAAAATTTTATACCAAATTTAGTAAAAGCATTTCAAAACTGGTGACCAATTGGACCTCAGGGTTTGTGTTCAGAAGAGCCTCTACACTGTTTTTATGCCATTTAATGTAAGTGTACAGTTAAATGGCTTTTTTATGACAAACATGAAACTTTTCAtaattctgaaggtttttatcaGCGGTTTAaaatctcattctgacagcagatTCTcagtcactgcagaggatccattggtgagcaaatgatatacaggtgctggtcatgtaattagaatatcatcaaaaagttgatttatttcactaattccattcaaaaagtaaaacttatatattatatttattcattaaataatcctctccagggtgcggttatccctattgcttgtacacttttttctaccacatcttttccttcccttcgcctctctattaatgtgcttggacacagagctctgtgaacagccagactctttagcaatgaccttttgtgtcttgccctccttgtgcaaggtgacaatggtcgtcttttggacaactgtcaagtcagcagtcttccccaactagactgagagaccatttaaaggcctttgcaggagTTTTGAGTTAAtgagctgattagagtgtggcactcggtgtcttcaatattgaatcttttcacaatattctaattttctgagatactgaatttgggattttccttagttgttagttaaaatcatcaaaattaaaagaaataaacatttgaaatatatcagtctgtgtgtaatgaatgaatgtaatatacaagtttcactttttgaatggaattagtaaaattaaccaactttttgatgatattctaattatatgaccagcacctgtaatgctacattttaatGCTACAGATCAGACTAATCAAAAACAAGTCTTCTGCCTATGGGTTTTAGGAGTCTTCTGCCATCTTTTTAAGTGTGAAGTCTCATTTACACGATTTCCTGTTTACTTCTTGATTGGTCTCATGTGTGTTTTGTTAACTTCTTGTGTATATATAGCTCTCCAGTTGCTTATGAGTTTTTTCGGTCTGTCTGTTCTCAGCTGTAATGTGTTGTGAGATTTACTTTGTGGTTATTCTAGttttagcccccccccccccccccctctagtTTTGCCTTAAAGGCTTAATGTGGGTAAAAAGCCTTTGCATTGATATTAATGTATTTTGcaggcacttttttttcttctttaaagtaACACGTGCAGTGCAAGATATATGTCTACTCTAATCTCATCAAttggccaaaaaaaataataattatggaaTGCAAAATATAAAGTAATGTAAACCTATCAATTTATGTGGTTACTATGATATTGCTATTATTTATGTGGTCGTCTCTATGATATTCTGTTTTCTGGATGTGGTTCAGATCCTTTATTGTCAGTATTGCTTTAGCATTTACAAGTCAAATAAACCGTCTGATTACTCTCCTTTGCAAGCAgcacaacaaataaaacaaatcaataataaagaaataaaactctTGCCACGGTACTGACCAGAATCTCTTAAATGTCCTCCACTAGGTGTCAGTAAAGGTCTGGGGGGGGCTCTGACAGATGGACCCTATTCATCAGTTTGGGCACCGAGAGGCTCGGGTTCATTTGTGCAGAGGAGAGATGTCATGATAACAAAGACAGATTGTGAAATGATACACTCTATCAATCAGATGTGGAAAGAAGGAAAACAAATCAACTGTGGTTTAATGAAGAATGAAACGGAGGAAAATGCAAGTGCGAATGGAAATGGGTGATTACCTGTTGTACTCCCGTCTGCTCTTGCTCTCTTTTAATTGCGGGAAGGGAATGAGCTTTACAAATTCATTACTTTTCAGTacatctcacacactcactggATCTATTTGCCATTGATGGGAGTTTATTTGTTTGCCAAATCAAATCAGACTCATTTGTGGTTTGTGAGAGACCTCTGAGGCCCGGCGGAGTAAAGAAAAAGGGTTTTTTGATTGGTGTTGGCTATCAGAACATCTCGAATGCAGGTTTACATGGCCACTGGCTTTGTGTGCATTACACTGTATTCATGAAGCCAGCGGGAGAGTCTTGCTTCCCTTCAGTTTGTGATTCAGTTATGTTTGAAGCATGAATGGTGATAATCTGCTTTCCTCTCACAGGTTAATTTCCCCCTCGCCATTCTCATTCGGGCCGCATTCATGCGGTTTCCAAATAATGCTCAAGTGAATGAAAGCCACAAGACGGATAATGACGGTGGAGCAATTTGAGCAGATAATGTTCACGTCTCTTGAGAAGGCCCCCAAAAGGCCTGCGGAAAACTCAACGAGCACCTCTCGAAATAATTGGTCATCTCGAAAGAGTAATCTCACGCCCCCCGGCCCGGTTCTCTTTTACTGAGTTGGGAGATTTTATAGCTCTGCCATACTTATGAGCTATCTTTCTCTGATCAGTATTTGCTCTGCGGTGCTGTCAGATAAAGGGCTCGCTGGCAAACAGCTTGAAGCTGCGGTTCTGACATGATCTAGTCATTTCATTCTCAACTAATGCCCACATCACACTGTTCCCAACCGAGCCTTGCGTTCCCCAAACCCTTAAGCGAGCATACGGCGCCGGAAATGATTGCCATCTCGTTATTGTCAGGCATATAACAAACAGAACAAATATGCTCTGTGCTGTCCGAAGGCACCGCTGGAATCCGGCTTCATTGTTTTTGCAGCGGCACGGAGGTCATCGCCTGAGGAGACCAAAGGCTTCTGAAGTCGAGTGCGCGGGTTTCCTGTGAGACTCCATTCTCTCTGAAAATCGCATGGCTTCTCGCTAACTGAACCCTGCTGCTCTGCAGCCGGCTGACTAATAGTGAACTTTATTCATTCAAATGTGTGACTCATAATTAAATCATGAGCGCGAGTATGGATTCATATGGCTGCTTATGAGAATGGAAATAAACAGCTGTAAATTCTACTCTCGTCGGCCCGCCAGGAGCAAAGCGCTCGGAAGAACCTGTGAAGCAAACAGTTAAATATTCACCGCACACCTGACAGCACAAGAGCCACATAGAGAAATATCCATTAATTAGCGCAATTCATCAAGTTAATAGGCTGTGTTTGAATAATAGTCGGAGTATACAAAAGAGCAATGGTTGTACCTCATTAGGCTCTTTAATACTGTTCTGCACAAAGAGAACAACAGCAAACATCATTACAAGCGCACATGCACACGTTTATGATgggatgtgattttttttttctactgctgTCTATGAAATTCTAGCATTAAAAAGTCTGGCGAAGATCAAGAACATAGAGATCAAGAGACAGAAGATGGTTATGACAGACGGTTTCTCTACACTGGGCGAACTGTTAGAACACGCTTGTGTAACGTTGTTTCTCTTTATTCGTTCGTGACTGATCATCTGTGGCTTTTTTCTTGCCCCCCCCCACCCTTCTAACTGTGCTTTTAAATGCAAAGGCTAGAAACTCTGAACTGTTTGAGTGGACAGAACAGAAAAAGTAGAGACTAATCTGATGGGGGCTtcaagagtaaaaaaaacaaaagaaaaaaactaagtaGATCGAAAGGTCTTTCAATAATAACA
Above is a window of Carassius auratus strain Wakin chromosome 35, ASM336829v1, whole genome shotgun sequence DNA encoding:
- the LOC113054522 gene encoding ATP-sensitive inward rectifier potassium channel 1-like, with the protein product MFQFIRKQIHNHLVERKIRRTRFVTKDGHCNIKFGTTEYHNHFAFLMDFWTTFVEIHWCFVFVLFAAAFTGSWFIFGLLWYSLAKNNGDLETLQNSSESQQMKCLENINSLTTAFLYSLETQTTIGYGGRALTGHCPGTVALLIIQSLMGAIINCFMCGLILAKISLPKRRAKTVTFSETAVICLWKGNLCLQIRVANLRKTLLIGSHIYGKLLRTTLTPEGETIILDQVNIDFLVDAGKDNLFFVCPLTLYHVIDKSSPFSEMAAETLQQQDFELVVFLDGMAESTSLSCQVRTSYLPREIKWGYSFLPVISRTKGGKYRVDLSNFSKTEPAVTPHCACCFHNEHNKELILHQHVREGIDNLGFDVIELQDSVDVTEKCD
- the LOC113054826 gene encoding somatolactin is translated as MKKTTVLQVCMVFVVCSLQAVIGSPVDCPDQDTAGVSCIISLEKLLERAVQHAELIHHIAEESKLLFDEMLISFGVVNLHISEGTMCSPKTVSVPMSKTEIQQISDKWLLHSVLILVQFWINPLVDVQASLMNYQNAPSALVDRSKLMSTKITSLEQGILVLIRQILGEGGLVVEGPEDTSDHFVSSDTFETVRRDYSVIYCFRKDAHKIQTLLKLLKCRQIDKENCSLF